A genome region from Streptomyces xanthophaeus includes the following:
- a CDS encoding DUF6344 domain-containing protein yields MTHRSIITSIWTSVLAALAAILSGFGLAAKSASAVASVPAPAAEGTAATAVRRPAVAARRTWRAMMRGGSLPPTIKQRIHAEAHGKTPSVRRSTTAAAMGAGAGTASRTLTSAAAPAAGHAAVPAAAIAAPAAGSAAPAVATGGARDALALAA; encoded by the coding sequence ATGACTCACCGCAGCATCATCACGTCGATCTGGACCTCCGTCCTCGCCGCCCTGGCGGCCATCCTCTCCGGCTTCGGTCTCGCGGCGAAGTCGGCCTCGGCCGTCGCCTCCGTCCCCGCCCCCGCCGCTGAGGGCACCGCGGCCACCGCCGTGCGCCGGCCGGCCGTCGCGGCCCGGCGGACCTGGCGGGCGATGATGCGGGGAGGTTCGCTGCCGCCGACGATCAAGCAGCGGATCCACGCCGAGGCGCACGGCAAGACCCCTTCCGTACGACGTTCCACCACCGCCGCGGCCATGGGTGCCGGTGCCGGAACTGCCTCCCGGACGCTGACCTCGGCCGCAGCACCCGCCGCAGGACACGCCGCGGTACCTGCCGCCGCCATCGCGGCGCCCGCCGCGGGATCCGCAGCACCCGCGGTCGCCACCGGCGGCGCCCGGGACGCGCTCGCGCTCGCCGCGTAG
- a CDS encoding acyl-CoA dehydrogenase family protein: MHLAPTEGQLRLRAELRAYFKDLLPDGLPDDPARQRELLRRIGADGLLGLGWPVEYGGQGRGADEQFVFFDEAYRAGAPVSMVTLNTVGPTLMKYGTDEQKDYFLPRILAGDTVFAIGYSEPEAGTDLAALRTRAVRDGSDWLIDGQKIFTSNAQNADWIWLACRTDPAAPKHKGISIILVPTDTPGFSWTPIDTVGGLTTTATYYDSVRVPAGHLVGPEHGGWGLITNQLNHERVALAAIGMQAEDFYAYALDHARAPDRVTGERPADLPWVQSRLAEAHARLAAVRLLNWRLVQDVGSGALAPGDASGVKFLGTESTVEVYRMCQEVVGEEALIRGPEAVAGGELERMNRAAQINTFGGGVSEVQREIVAMMRLGMKGRKR, encoded by the coding sequence GTGCACCTCGCTCCGACCGAAGGCCAGTTGCGGCTCCGCGCCGAACTGCGTGCGTACTTCAAGGACCTGCTGCCGGACGGCCTCCCCGATGACCCGGCCCGTCAGCGTGAACTCCTGCGCCGGATAGGCGCCGACGGGCTCCTCGGCCTCGGCTGGCCCGTCGAGTACGGCGGCCAGGGCCGCGGCGCCGACGAGCAGTTCGTCTTCTTCGACGAGGCCTACCGGGCCGGTGCCCCCGTCTCCATGGTCACGCTGAACACCGTGGGACCGACCCTGATGAAGTACGGGACCGACGAGCAGAAGGACTATTTCCTCCCCCGGATCCTCGCGGGCGACACCGTCTTCGCCATCGGCTACTCCGAACCCGAGGCCGGAACCGACCTCGCCGCCCTGCGCACGCGCGCGGTCCGCGACGGATCGGACTGGCTGATCGACGGGCAGAAGATCTTCACCTCCAACGCCCAGAACGCGGACTGGATCTGGCTCGCCTGCCGCACGGACCCCGCGGCCCCCAAGCACAAGGGCATCTCGATCATCCTGGTGCCCACCGACACCCCGGGCTTCTCCTGGACCCCCATCGACACCGTCGGCGGGCTCACCACCACGGCCACGTACTACGACTCCGTCCGCGTGCCCGCCGGCCATCTCGTCGGCCCCGAGCACGGCGGCTGGGGTCTGATCACCAACCAGCTCAACCACGAGCGCGTCGCTCTCGCCGCCATCGGCATGCAGGCCGAGGACTTCTACGCGTACGCGCTCGACCACGCCCGCGCCCCCGACCGGGTCACCGGCGAGCGGCCCGCCGACCTGCCCTGGGTGCAGTCCCGGCTCGCCGAGGCGCACGCACGCCTGGCCGCCGTACGCCTCCTCAACTGGCGTCTCGTCCAGGACGTGGGCAGCGGCGCCCTGGCACCAGGTGACGCCAGCGGGGTGAAGTTCCTCGGCACCGAGTCCACCGTCGAGGTGTACCGGATGTGCCAGGAAGTGGTGGGCGAGGAGGCGCTGATCCGCGGGCCCGAGGCCGTCGCGGGCGGCGAGCTCGAACGGATGAACCGGGCCGCGCAGATCAACACGTTCGGCGGCGGGGTCAGCGAGGTCCAGCGGGAGATCGTCGCCATGATGCGGCTCGGCATGAAGGGGAGGAAGCGATGA
- a CDS encoding bifunctional MaoC family dehydratase N-terminal/OB-fold nucleic acid binding domain-containing protein has translation MTADADVDDATVAEAEEAARFHTLLAAFEGQPAATAGRGKDVVNEPMIRHWCEAMGDANPAYTGPDAIAPPTMLQAWTMGGLSGHADRSSAYDELLTLLDGAGFTSVVATDCEQEYHRPLRPGVAITFDAVIETVSPRKTTKLGTGHFVTTRMDVQADGELAGTHRFRILKYAPAAGPVKRPPAQRPPAQRPRPVINRDNQGFWDGVRDHKLLIQRCTSCTALRFPWLPGCNACASPDWDTVEASGAGTVFSYVVMHHPPFPAFDPPYAVALVELAEGVRMISNITGVPYDKVRIGLPVQLEFLRVDAGLELPVFRGSEG, from the coding sequence ATGACGGCGGACGCGGACGTGGACGACGCGACAGTGGCCGAGGCCGAGGAGGCAGCCCGCTTCCATACCCTGCTGGCGGCCTTCGAGGGACAGCCGGCGGCCACCGCGGGCCGGGGCAAGGACGTCGTCAACGAGCCGATGATCCGCCACTGGTGCGAGGCGATGGGCGATGCCAACCCTGCCTACACCGGCCCGGACGCCATCGCGCCGCCCACCATGCTCCAGGCCTGGACCATGGGCGGTCTCTCCGGCCACGCGGACCGCTCCTCCGCCTACGACGAGCTCCTCACGCTCCTCGACGGCGCCGGCTTCACCTCCGTGGTCGCCACCGACTGCGAGCAGGAGTACCACCGCCCCCTGCGCCCGGGCGTCGCGATCACCTTCGACGCCGTCATCGAGACCGTGTCGCCCCGCAAGACGACCAAGCTGGGCACCGGCCACTTCGTGACCACCCGCATGGACGTGCAGGCGGACGGGGAGCTCGCCGGCACCCACCGCTTCCGCATCCTGAAGTACGCACCCGCCGCCGGTCCGGTGAAGCGGCCCCCGGCACAGCGGCCCCCGGCACAGCGCCCCCGCCCGGTGATCAACCGCGACAACCAGGGTTTCTGGGACGGCGTGCGCGACCACAAGCTGCTGATCCAGCGGTGCACCTCCTGCACCGCCCTCCGCTTCCCGTGGCTCCCCGGCTGCAACGCCTGCGCGAGCCCCGACTGGGACACGGTCGAGGCTTCCGGCGCCGGCACGGTGTTCAGCTACGTCGTCATGCACCACCCACCTTTCCCGGCCTTCGACCCGCCCTACGCCGTCGCACTCGTCGAGCTCGCCGAAGGAGTCCGGATGATCAGCAACATCACCGGCGTGCCCTACGACAAGGTGCGCATCGGCCTCCCTGTCCAGCTGGAGTTCCTGCGCGTCGACGCCGGCCTCGAACTCCCCGTCTTCCGCGGGAGCGAGGGCTGA
- a CDS encoding acyl-CoA dehydrogenase family protein — protein MDFHPTEEQAAAAGLAARILSDLATHERLAEAGTGSDAELWKALTTAGLTAAVEEVGLLGLVLLLEEQGRTTAQVPYAATCVYGILPVATHGSPEQRARLLPALGTGEAVATGAFPARGRITAEDGRLTGTAPAVPWLRDATHVLVPDADRALWLVRTDAPGVRTSPVETTAPWSAGRLTLAAAGGERLGSEGAYEDTLAAARTAFAGLQAGVCAGSLARAVEYTSTREQFGRPLSTNQGVMLRAADAYMDTEAIRVTTYEAAWRIDQGLPAHEHALTAAWWASEAGKRVVHAGQHLHGGMGADLDHPVHRHFLWGRQLDAYLGCGSELLAELGASIAASPAFASRAEGEQA, from the coding sequence ATGGACTTCCACCCCACCGAGGAGCAGGCCGCCGCGGCCGGACTCGCCGCCCGGATCCTGTCCGATCTCGCCACCCACGAGCGGCTCGCCGAAGCCGGCACCGGCAGCGACGCCGAACTGTGGAAGGCCCTCACGACGGCCGGACTGACCGCTGCGGTCGAGGAGGTCGGCCTGCTCGGGCTGGTCCTGCTCCTGGAGGAACAGGGCCGCACCACCGCGCAGGTCCCGTACGCCGCCACCTGCGTGTACGGGATCCTCCCCGTGGCCACACACGGCAGCCCCGAGCAGCGCGCCCGCCTGCTGCCCGCCCTCGGCACGGGTGAGGCGGTGGCCACGGGGGCGTTCCCGGCGCGCGGCCGGATCACTGCCGAGGACGGCCGGCTCACCGGGACCGCCCCCGCCGTGCCGTGGCTGCGCGATGCCACGCACGTACTGGTCCCGGACGCGGACCGGGCGCTGTGGCTCGTACGGACCGATGCGCCCGGTGTGCGGACCTCCCCGGTGGAGACCACCGCCCCCTGGTCGGCGGGCCGGCTGACCCTGGCCGCGGCCGGGGGAGAACGCCTCGGCTCCGAAGGCGCGTACGAGGACACGCTCGCCGCCGCCCGCACCGCCTTCGCCGGGCTCCAGGCGGGCGTCTGTGCGGGTTCTCTCGCCCGCGCGGTGGAATACACCTCCACCCGGGAGCAGTTCGGCAGACCGCTCTCCACCAACCAGGGGGTCATGCTGCGCGCGGCCGACGCGTACATGGACACCGAGGCGATCCGGGTCACCACGTACGAGGCGGCCTGGCGCATCGACCAGGGTCTTCCGGCACACGAGCACGCGCTGACGGCCGCCTGGTGGGCCTCGGAGGCGGGCAAGCGGGTCGTGCACGCGGGCCAGCACCTGCACGGCGGTATGGGCGCCGACCTGGACCACCCCGTCCACCGGCACTTCCTGTGGGGACGCCAACTGGACGCCTACCTGGGCTGCGGCAGCGAGCTGCTGGCCGAGCTGGGGGCCTCGATCGCGGCGTCCCCCGCATTCGCTTCGAGGGCCGAGGGAGAGCAGGCATGA
- a CDS encoding MaoC family dehydratase produces MNVGDTLPPLEIPVTRTLIVAGAIASRDYQDVHHDAALAQEKGSPDIFMNILTTNGLVGRYITDHLGPSAVLRKVAIRLGAPNYPGDTMTLTGTVTAVSGATVSGATGSGTTIEIRVVGANGIGHHVTGTVTAEVPA; encoded by the coding sequence ATGAACGTCGGCGACACGCTGCCGCCGCTGGAGATACCGGTCACCCGCACGCTGATCGTCGCGGGCGCCATCGCCTCCCGCGACTACCAGGACGTGCACCATGACGCGGCGCTCGCGCAGGAGAAGGGCTCTCCGGACATCTTCATGAACATCCTGACCACGAACGGCCTGGTCGGCCGGTACATCACCGACCACCTCGGCCCGAGCGCCGTCCTGCGCAAGGTGGCCATCCGCCTCGGCGCCCCCAACTATCCCGGCGACACCATGACCCTCACCGGCACCGTCACCGCCGTCTCCGGGGCCACCGTCTCGGGGGCGACCGGCTCCGGGACCACCATCGAGATCCGGGTCGTCGGCGCCAACGGCATCGGCCACCACGTCACGGGAACGGTCACCGCGGAGGTGCCGGCATGA
- a CDS encoding lipid-transfer protein produces the protein MSVRTRDELGGRAAIAGIGATEFSKDSGRSELKLAVEAVHAALDDAGLTPADVDGMVTFTMDTSPEITVAQAAGIGDLSFFSRIHYGGGAACATVQQAALAVATGVAEVVVCYRAFNERSGRRFGSGVQQREPSAEGAALGWSLPWGLLTPASWVAMTAQRYLHTYHLTPEAFGHVAVTGRRHAANNPAAYFHGKPITLADHAASRWIVEPLRLLDCCQETDGGQAVVVTTTERARDLRQAPAVITAAAQGAGRRQEGMTSFYRDDLTGLPEMDVVARQLWRTSGLRPSDIDVGILYDHFTPFVLMQLEEFGFCAPGEAADFVAADALPLNTHGGQLGEAYLHGMNGIAEAVRQLRGTSVNQVAGAAHALVTAGTGVPTSALILGSDG, from the coding sequence ATGAGCGTCCGCACCCGCGACGAGCTCGGCGGCCGCGCCGCCATCGCCGGCATCGGGGCGACCGAGTTCTCCAAGGACTCCGGCCGCAGCGAGCTCAAGCTCGCCGTCGAGGCCGTGCACGCCGCCCTCGACGACGCCGGACTCACCCCCGCCGATGTCGACGGCATGGTCACCTTCACCATGGACACCAGTCCCGAGATCACCGTCGCCCAGGCGGCCGGCATCGGGGACCTTTCCTTCTTCTCCCGCATCCACTACGGCGGCGGCGCGGCCTGCGCCACCGTCCAGCAGGCCGCCCTCGCCGTCGCCACCGGGGTCGCGGAGGTCGTCGTCTGCTACCGCGCCTTCAACGAGCGCTCCGGGCGCCGCTTCGGGTCCGGGGTCCAGCAGCGGGAGCCCTCGGCGGAGGGCGCGGCGCTCGGCTGGTCGCTGCCCTGGGGGCTGCTGACCCCCGCCTCCTGGGTCGCCATGACCGCCCAGCGCTACCTGCACACCTACCACCTCACCCCCGAGGCATTCGGGCACGTCGCGGTCACCGGCCGCCGGCACGCCGCGAACAACCCCGCCGCCTACTTCCACGGCAAGCCCATCACCCTCGCCGACCACGCCGCCTCGCGCTGGATCGTGGAGCCGCTGCGGCTGCTGGACTGCTGCCAGGAGACGGACGGCGGCCAGGCCGTCGTCGTCACCACGACCGAGCGCGCCCGGGACCTGAGACAGGCGCCCGCCGTGATCACCGCGGCCGCGCAGGGCGCAGGGCGCCGCCAGGAGGGCATGACCTCCTTCTACCGTGACGACCTCACCGGGCTGCCGGAGATGGACGTGGTCGCCCGCCAGCTGTGGCGGACCAGTGGGCTGCGGCCCTCGGACATCGACGTCGGCATCCTCTACGACCACTTCACCCCCTTCGTCCTGATGCAGCTGGAGGAGTTCGGCTTCTGCGCGCCAGGGGAGGCGGCGGATTTCGTGGCCGCGGACGCGCTGCCGCTCAACACCCACGGCGGCCAGCTCGGCGAGGCGTACCTGCACGGGATGAACGGCATCGCCGAAGCCGTCCGCCAGTTGCGCGGCACCTCCGTCAACCAGGTCGCGGGGGCGGCGCACGCTCTCGTCACGGCCGGTACGGGGGTCCCCACCTCCGCTCTGATCCTCGGCTCCGACGGCTGA
- a CDS encoding SigE family RNA polymerase sigma factor, whose product MTTPVCTLASNPTPYPSFSAYVRTRGTVLMRTARSLTANPCDAEDLLQTALAKTYVAWDRIEDHRALDGYVRRTLVNTRTSQWRKRKVDEFVCDELPETEAFAACDPAEAQALRDAMWRAVTRLPDRQRAMVVLRYYEDLSEAQTAELLGVSVGTVKSAVSRALGKLREDPELLPVR is encoded by the coding sequence ATGACCACGCCTGTGTGCACGCTCGCCTCGAATCCGACGCCGTACCCGTCGTTCTCGGCGTACGTCCGGACCCGCGGCACGGTCCTGATGCGCACCGCGCGCTCCCTCACCGCCAACCCGTGCGATGCGGAGGACCTGCTCCAGACGGCCCTCGCGAAGACGTACGTGGCCTGGGACCGGATCGAGGACCACCGCGCCCTGGACGGCTATGTGCGCCGGACCCTCGTCAACACCCGTACCTCCCAGTGGCGCAAGCGCAAGGTCGACGAGTTCGTGTGCGACGAGCTTCCGGAGACCGAGGCGTTTGCGGCCTGCGACCCCGCCGAGGCGCAGGCGCTGCGCGACGCGATGTGGCGCGCCGTGACCCGGCTGCCCGACCGGCAGCGGGCGATGGTCGTCCTGCGGTACTACGAGGATCTGAGCGAGGCGCAGACGGCGGAGCTGCTCGGCGTGTCGGTCGGCACGGTCAAGAGCGCGGTCTCCCGCGCGCTGGGCAAGCTCCGCGAGGACCCGGAGCTCCTGCCGGTCCGCTGA
- a CDS encoding long-chain fatty acid--CoA ligase: protein MLSTMQDVPLLVTRILRHGMTIHGKSQVTTWTGEAEPHRRSFAEIGNRATRLAGALRDELGVQQDERVATLMWNNAEHVEAYFAIPSMGAVLHTLNLRLPPEQLVFIVNHAADRVVLVNGTLLPLLAPLLPHLPTIEHVVVSGIGDRSVLEGLNVRVHEYEELLAGSSDSYEWPELDERQAAAMCYTSGTTGDPKGVVYSHRSLYLHSMQVNMTESMGLTDRDTTLVVVPQFHVNAWGLPHATFMTGINMLMPDRFLQPAPLAEMIEREKPTHAAAVPTIWQGLLAEVTANPRDLTSMKQVTIGGAACPPSLMEAYDKLGVRVCHAWGMTETSPLGTMAHPPAGLSAEEEWPYRITQGRFPAGVEARLIGPAGDLLPWDGRSAGELEVRGNWIAGSYYGGASGEPFRPEDKFSADGWLKTGDVGVISADGFLTLTDRAKDVIKSGGEWISSVDLENALMAHPEVAEAAVVAVPDEKWGERPLATVVLKEGASVNCTGLREFLSQTIAKWQLPERWTFIEAVPKTSVGKFDKKVIRKQYADGALAVTKLD, encoded by the coding sequence TTGCTCAGCACCATGCAGGACGTACCGCTCCTCGTCACCCGCATACTCCGACACGGGATGACGATCCACGGAAAGTCCCAGGTCACGACCTGGACCGGGGAGGCCGAGCCGCACCGCCGCAGCTTCGCCGAGATCGGCAACCGCGCCACCCGTCTCGCCGGCGCGCTGCGCGACGAGCTCGGAGTGCAGCAGGACGAGCGGGTCGCCACCCTCATGTGGAACAACGCCGAGCACGTCGAGGCGTACTTCGCGATTCCCTCCATGGGCGCGGTCCTGCACACCCTCAACCTGCGGCTCCCCCCTGAGCAGCTGGTCTTCATCGTCAACCACGCCGCCGACCGGGTGGTGCTGGTCAACGGCACGCTGCTGCCCCTGCTCGCGCCGCTGCTGCCGCACCTGCCGACCATCGAACACGTGGTGGTCAGCGGCATCGGCGACCGCTCTGTGCTTGAAGGCCTGAACGTGCGGGTGCACGAGTACGAGGAGCTCCTCGCGGGCAGTTCCGACAGCTACGAATGGCCCGAGCTGGACGAGCGCCAGGCGGCCGCGATGTGCTACACCTCCGGCACCACCGGGGACCCCAAGGGCGTCGTCTACTCCCACCGCTCGCTCTACCTGCACTCGATGCAGGTCAACATGACCGAGTCGATGGGGCTGACCGACAGGGACACCACCCTCGTCGTGGTCCCGCAGTTCCACGTGAACGCCTGGGGGCTGCCGCACGCCACCTTCATGACCGGTATCAACATGCTGATGCCGGACCGGTTCCTGCAGCCCGCCCCGCTCGCCGAGATGATCGAGCGGGAGAAGCCCACGCACGCCGCGGCGGTACCCACCATCTGGCAGGGACTGCTGGCCGAGGTCACCGCCAACCCGCGCGACCTGACCTCGATGAAGCAGGTCACCATCGGCGGCGCGGCCTGTCCGCCCTCCCTGATGGAGGCGTACGACAAGCTCGGCGTCCGCGTCTGCCACGCCTGGGGCATGACCGAGACCTCGCCGCTGGGCACGATGGCGCACCCGCCGGCCGGCCTGAGCGCCGAGGAGGAGTGGCCCTACCGGATCACCCAGGGCCGCTTCCCGGCAGGCGTCGAGGCCCGCCTGATCGGTCCCGCCGGCGACCTCCTGCCCTGGGACGGACGGTCGGCGGGCGAGCTGGAGGTGCGCGGCAACTGGATCGCCGGCTCCTACTACGGCGGTGCGTCCGGCGAACCCTTCCGGCCCGAGGACAAGTTCAGCGCCGACGGCTGGCTCAAGACCGGCGATGTCGGCGTGATCAGCGCCGACGGCTTCCTCACGCTCACCGACCGCGCCAAGGACGTCATCAAGTCCGGCGGCGAGTGGATCTCCAGCGTGGACCTGGAGAACGCGCTGATGGCGCACCCCGAAGTCGCCGAGGCCGCGGTCGTCGCCGTCCCCGACGAGAAGTGGGGCGAGCGCCCGCTGGCCACGGTCGTCCTCAAGGAGGGCGCGAGCGTGAACTGCACGGGGCTGCGCGAGTTCCTCTCCCAGACCATCGCCAAGTGGCAGCTGCCGGAGCGCTGGACGTTCATCGAGGCGGTGCCGAAGACCAGTGTCGGCAAGTTCGACAAGAAGGTGATCCGCAAGCAGTACGCGGACGGAGCGCTGGCCGTCACCAAGCTCGACTGA
- a CDS encoding antibiotic biosynthesis monooxygenase, producing MAIINTSEHTVPADNGEVNLLIARQVEPGHEETFEAWAHGILETAAGFPDHLGYGLFRPAAEGGPWFLVHRFRNQAAFQRWQDSPERAQWFSNCLGHHHTEIARRELHGMETWFAKPGTTRPAPPRWKMVISSGLAIFPISLIGNAVLGPYLVDLHFVLRTAAFAVVFSTLMTYVAMPAVSRLLRPWLTRG from the coding sequence ATGGCCATCATCAACACGAGCGAGCACACCGTCCCCGCCGACAACGGGGAGGTGAATCTGCTCATCGCACGGCAGGTGGAGCCCGGCCACGAGGAGACCTTCGAGGCCTGGGCCCACGGCATCCTGGAGACGGCCGCGGGTTTCCCGGACCACCTCGGGTACGGACTCTTCCGTCCGGCGGCGGAGGGCGGGCCGTGGTTCCTGGTCCACCGCTTTCGCAATCAGGCCGCGTTCCAGCGCTGGCAGGACTCCCCGGAGCGGGCGCAGTGGTTCTCCAACTGCCTCGGCCACCACCACACGGAGATAGCCCGCCGGGAACTGCACGGCATGGAGACCTGGTTCGCCAAGCCGGGTACGACCCGGCCCGCGCCGCCTCGGTGGAAGATGGTCATCAGCTCGGGGCTGGCCATCTTCCCGATCTCGCTGATCGGCAACGCGGTGCTCGGGCCGTACCTGGTGGATCTGCACTTCGTGCTGCGCACGGCCGCCTTCGCCGTCGTGTTCAGCACCCTGATGACCTACGTGGCCATGCCCGCGGTCAGCAGACTGCTGCGGCCGTGGCTCACCCGGGGTTAG